Proteins from a genomic interval of Prionailurus viverrinus isolate Anna chromosome F2, UM_Priviv_1.0, whole genome shotgun sequence:
- the POLR2K gene encoding DNA-directed RNA polymerases I, II, and III subunit RPABC4 gives MDTQKDVQPPKQQPMIYICGECHTENEIKSRDPIRCRECGYRIMYKKRTKRLVVFDAR, from the exons ATGGATACTCAGAAGGACGTTCAACCCCCAAAGCAGCAGCCAATGATATATATCTGCGGAG aatgtcacacggaaaatgaaataaaatccagGGATCCAATCAGATGCAGAGAATGTGGATACAGAATAATGTACAAGAAAAGGACTAAAAGAT TGGTGGTTTTTGATGCTCGATGA